The following coding sequences lie in one Streptomyces sp. NBC_00510 genomic window:
- a CDS encoding MBL fold metallo-hydrolase encodes MSGSSPKRSLLSSLIPAFGDNPYGERMERIRRSPNFADGVFTNPLGARTAPSGSMLRFARTYFRKEERVRRAPAGDIPLHATTLADLAAPPASGLRLTWMGHSTVLAEIDGRRVLFDPVWGRRCSPFSFIGPKRLHEPPVPLKELGEADAIVISHDHYDHLDMPTIKALAGTGTRFVVPLGVGAHLERWGVPVDRMTELDWHESTQVAGLTLTATPARHFCGRAIRNTQHTLWASWVVAGPEHRVYHSGDTGYFPGFTEIGEAYGPFDATMVQIGAYSDFWPDIHMTPEEGVRAHQDLRGELMLPIHWGTFNLAPHPWEEPAEGTVAAARAVGARVAVPRPGEPFEPAAGVPLDPWWRAIAHGAAARTWPALTDDALPAAPQPDSAPA; translated from the coding sequence GTGTCCGGCTCCAGTCCGAAGCGTTCCCTGCTCTCCAGCCTCATCCCCGCCTTCGGAGACAACCCCTACGGGGAGAGGATGGAGCGCATCCGGCGGTCGCCGAACTTCGCCGACGGGGTGTTCACCAACCCCCTGGGCGCACGTACGGCGCCCTCCGGATCGATGCTGCGGTTCGCCCGGACGTACTTCCGCAAGGAGGAGCGGGTCCGCAGGGCCCCCGCCGGGGACATCCCGCTGCACGCCACGACCCTCGCCGACCTGGCCGCACCGCCCGCCTCGGGCCTGCGGCTCACCTGGATGGGCCACTCCACCGTGCTCGCCGAGATCGACGGGCGCCGCGTCCTGTTCGACCCCGTCTGGGGCCGGAGGTGCTCCCCCTTCTCCTTCATCGGCCCCAAGCGCCTCCACGAGCCGCCGGTACCGCTGAAGGAGCTGGGCGAGGCCGACGCGATCGTCATCTCCCACGACCACTACGACCACCTCGACATGCCCACGATTAAGGCGCTCGCCGGGACCGGCACCCGCTTCGTCGTGCCGCTGGGCGTCGGCGCCCACCTGGAGCGCTGGGGCGTCCCCGTGGACCGCATGACCGAGCTGGACTGGCACGAGTCGACGCAGGTCGCCGGGCTCACCCTCACGGCGACCCCGGCTCGGCACTTCTGCGGCCGGGCGATCCGCAACACCCAGCACACCCTGTGGGCGTCCTGGGTCGTCGCCGGGCCCGAGCACCGCGTCTACCACAGCGGCGACACGGGATACTTCCCCGGTTTCACGGAGATCGGCGAGGCCTATGGACCGTTCGACGCCACCATGGTGCAGATCGGCGCGTACAGCGACTTCTGGCCTGACATCCACATGACCCCCGAGGAGGGCGTCCGCGCCCACCAGGACCTGCGCGGCGAGCTCATGCTCCCCATCCACTGGGGCACGTTCAACCTGGCCCCGCACCCCTGGGAGGAGCCCGCCGAGGGCACCGTCGCCGCGGCGCGCGCCGTGGGGGCCCGGGTCGCCGTGCCGCGCCCCGGCGAGCCCTTCGAGCCCGCGGCCGGGGTGCCGCTCGACCCCTGGTGGCGGGCGATCGCGCACGGGGCCGCCGCCCGCACCTGGCCCGCGCTCACCGACGACGCGCTGCCGGCCGCCCCGCAGCCGGACAGCGCCCCGGCGTGA
- a CDS encoding PPOX class F420-dependent oxidoreductase, producing the protein MSDKDLLRLLADTKGGVLVTIKRDGRPQMSNVIHHYDPDTGVLRVSLTDDRAKTRNLRRDPRASYHVTTADRWAWTVAEGTAELTPVAADRDDATVEELVDLYRALQGEHPDWDDYRRAMVEDKRLVLKLHVERAYGQPRGA; encoded by the coding sequence ATGAGCGACAAAGACCTCCTCCGCCTGCTCGCCGACACCAAGGGGGGCGTGCTCGTCACCATCAAGCGCGACGGCCGCCCCCAGATGTCCAACGTCATCCACCACTACGACCCGGACACGGGGGTGCTGCGGGTCTCCCTCACCGACGACCGCGCCAAGACCCGCAACCTGCGCCGCGACCCCCGCGCGAGCTACCACGTCACCACGGCCGACCGCTGGGCCTGGACGGTCGCGGAGGGCACCGCGGAACTCACCCCCGTCGCGGCGGACCGGGACGACGCGACCGTCGAGGAGCTCGTCGACCTCTACCGGGCCCTGCAGGGCGAGCACCCGGACTGGGACGACTACCGCCGCGCCATGGTCGAGGACAAGCGCCTTGTGCTGAAGCTCCACGTCGAGCGCGCGTACGGCCAGCCCCGCGGCGCGTAG
- a CDS encoding DUF2264 domain-containing protein, which produces MTRKAPAHPFQLPPEDRELSPYTGWTRAHWEAVADGLLAAVAPHATPGGALYHLPGDRNSASGARSDGLEGYARTFLLAAIRVAGANGDDPSGLLQRYADGLAAGTARPGGDGPEDWPVVADRTQPLVEAASIAIGLRLTRRWLWDRLDGPVRERAGAWLARAAAAQAWPNNWEMFPATVGGFLGDRDAVARGLRRIDRWYVGDGWYTDGDLRAFDHYNGWALHLYPVLEAWFSGDADLLDRYGERLRIHLADQSRLFGADGSPLHQGRSLTYRVAAAAPLWLGALTGHTPLAPGTTRRLASGALRHFLDRGAAGPDGLLSLGWHGPSAGVLQDYSGPGSPYWASKGFLGLLLPPGHAVWTAPEEPAPVERGDALTALPAPNWLIQSTAADGLVRLHNHGSEDTRYAAHYARFAYSTATAPLTGDTPPDNHFGLPDADGGVTARTGLTPLGAGEGWAASRSRAGDRVRVVSLVMARGTAEIRAHLVSGAPPGSPVRQTGWPAGEGLTSELLPLHGLRAAPGLPPAPTACTRRAVTPVLTGETTEGGGSRGDLFLCAARLTGAADAEPLSALAGAEVGMSPSGVHEVTVTWADGATHRARLTTADVVVESSPPDAR; this is translated from the coding sequence GTGACCCGGAAAGCGCCAGCGCACCCCTTCCAACTGCCGCCCGAGGATCGGGAGCTGAGCCCGTACACGGGGTGGACCCGCGCCCACTGGGAGGCGGTCGCCGACGGGCTGCTCGCCGCCGTCGCCCCGCACGCCACGCCCGGCGGGGCGCTCTACCACCTCCCCGGCGACCGCAACAGCGCCTCGGGCGCCCGCTCGGACGGCCTGGAGGGGTACGCGCGGACGTTCCTGCTCGCCGCGATCCGTGTGGCGGGCGCAAACGGTGACGATCCGTCAGGACTGCTGCAGCGGTACGCCGACGGCCTGGCCGCCGGCACCGCGCGGCCCGGCGGGGACGGGCCGGAGGACTGGCCCGTCGTGGCCGACCGTACGCAGCCGCTGGTCGAGGCCGCGTCCATCGCCATCGGGCTCCGGCTGACCCGCCGCTGGCTGTGGGACCGGCTCGACGGGCCCGTGCGCGAACGCGCCGGCGCCTGGCTGGCCCGGGCGGCCGCCGCGCAGGCGTGGCCCAACAACTGGGAGATGTTCCCGGCCACCGTCGGCGGTTTCCTCGGCGACCGGGACGCCGTGGCGCGCGGACTGCGGCGGATCGACCGCTGGTACGTCGGCGACGGCTGGTACACCGACGGGGACCTTCGCGCTTTCGACCACTACAACGGGTGGGCGCTGCACCTCTACCCCGTGCTGGAGGCCTGGTTCTCCGGCGACGCCGACCTGCTGGACCGCTACGGCGAGCGGCTGCGGATCCATCTCGCCGACCAGTCCCGCCTGTTCGGCGCCGACGGCTCGCCCCTCCACCAGGGCCGCTCGCTGACCTACCGCGTCGCCGCGGCCGCGCCGCTGTGGCTCGGCGCCCTCACCGGACACACCCCGCTCGCCCCCGGCACCACGCGGCGCCTGGCCTCCGGCGCCCTGCGCCACTTCCTGGACCGCGGCGCGGCGGGCCCCGACGGGCTGCTGTCCCTGGGCTGGCACGGTCCCTCCGCGGGTGTCCTGCAGGACTACTCCGGGCCCGGCTCCCCGTACTGGGCGAGCAAGGGCTTCCTCGGCCTGCTGCTGCCGCCCGGACACGCGGTGTGGACGGCGCCCGAGGAGCCCGCCCCCGTCGAACGCGGCGACGCCCTGACCGCGCTGCCCGCGCCCAACTGGCTGATCCAGTCGACGGCCGCCGACGGCCTCGTACGCCTGCACAACCACGGCAGCGAGGACACCCGTTACGCGGCCCACTACGCGCGGTTCGCCTACTCCACCGCCACCGCTCCGCTGACCGGGGACACGCCCCCCGACAACCACTTCGGCCTCCCGGACGCCGACGGCGGTGTCACCGCGCGCACCGGGCTCACCCCGCTCGGCGCCGGCGAGGGATGGGCGGCCTCACGCTCCCGCGCCGGTGACCGGGTCCGCGTCGTGAGTCTCGTGATGGCCAGGGGTACCGCCGAGATCCGCGCCCACCTGGTCAGCGGGGCGCCGCCCGGCTCGCCGGTACGGCAGACCGGCTGGCCCGCGGGCGAGGGCCTGACCTCGGAGCTGCTGCCGCTGCACGGCCTCCGCGCCGCCCCCGGCCTGCCGCCCGCCCCGACCGCGTGCACCAGACGCGCGGTCACCCCCGTCCTCACCGGCGAGACCACCGAAGGCGGCGGCAGTCGCGGCGACCTCTTCCTCTGCGCGGCCCGGCTCACCGGCGCCGCCGACGCGGAGCCGCTGTCCGCCCTCGCCGGGGCGGAGGTCGGTATGTCGCCGTCGGGGGTCCACGAGGTGACCGTCACCTGGGCCGACGGAGCCACGCACCGGGCGCGGCTGACCACGGCCGACGTGGTCGTGGAATCCTCGCCCCCGGACGCTCGTTGA
- a CDS encoding GNAT family N-acetyltransferase, with the protein MTPRAVIRPYRPEDRAAVYDICVRTGHEGGDARHLYTDHDLLPDNFAGPYAHLEPELAFVVDDGTRAVGYIVGTADTAAFVRRFRAEWLPRLEHRHPKPSGPPVTPDEEMADLLHRPERMIVPELAGYPAHLHIDLLPAYQRRGYGRELMGRLLAALAARGVGAVHLGMVTANTAARAFYDRMGFRELPVLDPGPLTYLGRGTSATAGG; encoded by the coding sequence ATGACCCCACGCGCCGTGATCCGCCCGTACCGCCCGGAGGACCGGGCCGCCGTCTACGACATCTGCGTGCGCACCGGCCACGAGGGCGGCGACGCGCGGCACCTCTACACCGACCACGACCTGCTCCCGGACAACTTCGCGGGGCCCTACGCTCACCTCGAGCCCGAACTCGCCTTCGTCGTCGACGACGGCACGCGCGCCGTCGGCTACATCGTCGGCACCGCGGACACCGCCGCCTTCGTGCGGCGCTTCCGCGCCGAGTGGCTGCCCCGGCTCGAACACCGCCACCCCAAGCCGTCCGGGCCGCCGGTCACCCCGGACGAGGAGATGGCGGACCTGCTGCACCGCCCGGAGCGCATGATCGTGCCGGAACTCGCCGGGTACCCCGCGCACTTGCACATCGACCTGCTGCCCGCGTACCAGCGGCGCGGCTACGGGCGGGAACTGATGGGGCGTCTCCTGGCCGCGCTGGCCGCCCGGGGCGTCGGCGCCGTCCACCTCGGCATGGTGACCGCCAACACCGCGGCCCGCGCCTTCTACGACCGGATGGGCTTCCGCGAGCTCCCCGTCCTGGACCCCGGCCCCCTGACGTACCTGGGACGCGGGACGTCGGCGACGGCCGGGGGCTGA
- a CDS encoding alpha/beta hydrolase, which translates to MGAHRPREVAMAPATEALAVSHGPYRLHAEITPGPGAPAVLMHGFPDSSRLYDRLLPHLEGRLPVVRFDFLGWGRSDKPCGHAYTVAQQVDDLAAVADALAAGRTARRLVLVAHDASGPPAIDWALEHPDRVARLVLLNTYYHWTPALRRPPAIALYSTPLLRSAARAVARRRPGLDRRLYAWQVGRFISDPEVREAYVERLYAQYPAARPAYWGLNDELLHAVLSRRRRIPEMREFQPPVRVVFGTRDRWLNTRVARQFSVIFPHSELRLLMRAGHYVQVDEPERVADAITAP; encoded by the coding sequence ATGGGGGCCCACAGGCCGAGGGAGGTCGCCATGGCCCCGGCCACCGAGGCGCTGGCCGTGTCGCACGGCCCCTACCGGCTGCACGCCGAGATCACCCCGGGCCCCGGCGCGCCCGCGGTCCTGATGCACGGCTTCCCCGACAGCAGCCGGCTGTACGACCGCCTCCTCCCCCACCTGGAGGGCAGGCTGCCGGTGGTGCGGTTCGACTTCCTCGGGTGGGGACGCTCCGACAAGCCGTGCGGCCACGCCTACACCGTCGCCCAGCAGGTGGACGACCTCGCCGCGGTGGCCGACGCCCTCGCGGCGGGCCGCACCGCCCGGCGCCTGGTGCTGGTGGCGCACGACGCCTCGGGCCCGCCCGCGATCGACTGGGCGCTGGAGCATCCCGACCGCGTGGCCCGGCTGGTGCTGCTCAACACCTACTACCACTGGACCCCCGCGCTGCGCCGCCCTCCGGCGATCGCCCTGTACTCCACCCCGTTGCTGCGCTCGGCGGCCCGGGCCGTCGCCAGGCGCCGGCCCGGCCTGGACCGCAGGCTCTACGCCTGGCAGGTGGGTCGCTTCATCAGCGACCCGGAGGTGCGCGAGGCGTACGTCGAGCGGCTCTACGCGCAGTACCCCGCCGCGCGCCCGGCGTACTGGGGGCTCAACGACGAACTGCTGCACGCGGTACTGAGCCGCCGGCGGCGCATCCCGGAGATGCGCGAGTTCCAGCCGCCGGTCCGGGTGGTCTTCGGCACCCGGGACCGGTGGCTCAACACCCGCGTCGCCCGGCAGTTCTCCGTGATCTTCCCGCACAGCGAACTGCGCCTGCTGATGCGCGCCGGGCACTACGTGCAGGTCGACGAGCCCGAACGGGTCGCCGACGCCATCACCGCCCCGTAA
- a CDS encoding DUF4360 domain-containing protein, translated as MTLRALAMSGVAAASLLGPQAWEPGGATLPPPDRIVIDVATVNGSGCPAGTAAVAVSPDNEAFTVTYSAYIAQVGVGSKPTDFRKNCQLNLNVHVPQGFTYAIAAADYRGFAHLERGASGVEKASYYFQGSPETNAISHTFRGALDDNWQTTDSVDVAALVWAPCGELRNFNINTELRVSAGSSDPSRTTSFMTMDSTDGSIRTTYHLAWKECPGT; from the coding sequence ATGACGTTACGTGCGTTGGCCATGAGCGGTGTGGCGGCCGCCTCGCTGCTCGGCCCGCAGGCCTGGGAGCCGGGCGGCGCCACCCTGCCGCCGCCGGACCGGATCGTCATCGACGTCGCCACCGTCAACGGTTCGGGCTGTCCGGCCGGCACCGCCGCCGTGGCCGTCTCGCCGGACAACGAGGCCTTCACCGTCACGTACAGCGCCTACATCGCCCAGGTGGGCGTCGGCTCCAAGCCGACCGACTTCCGCAAGAACTGCCAGCTCAACCTGAACGTGCACGTGCCGCAGGGCTTCACCTACGCGATCGCCGCCGCCGACTACCGCGGCTTCGCGCACCTGGAGCGCGGCGCCTCCGGCGTGGAGAAGGCCAGTTACTACTTCCAGGGCTCGCCCGAGACCAACGCCATCAGCCACACCTTCCGCGGCGCGCTGGACGACAACTGGCAGACCACGGACAGCGTCGACGTCGCCGCGCTGGTCTGGGCGCCCTGCGGCGAACTGCGCAACTTCAACATCAACACCGAACTGCGGGTCAGCGCCGGCAGTTCGGACCCGTCGCGGACCACGAGCTTCATGACGATGGACTCCACGGACGGAAGCATCAGGACCACCTACCACCTGGCGTGGAAGGAGTGCCCCGGCACGTAG
- a CDS encoding AraC family transcriptional regulator, translating into MDALSGLLDGPRARGAFLLRMVMEPPWSVRIEDRAPLCVMTVARGGAWVVPEEGAPVRLRPGDVAVARGPVPYAVADLPSTPPHAWILPGAVCRTADGHDLADAMALGVRTWGNRADGSDVMLVGTYEVDGAVGRRLLDALPPLLVLPAREWESPLPPLLAEEIVKDDPGQEAVLDRLLDLLLISVLRAWFARRGEAAPAWYRAFADPVVGRALRLLQNNPAHPWTVAGLAAEAGVSRAALARRFGELVGEPPMAYLTGWRLALAADLLLEPDATLGAVARRVGYGSPFALSAAFKRVRGVSPQEHRVGAARAE; encoded by the coding sequence ATGGACGCACTCTCGGGCCTGCTCGACGGACCCCGTGCGCGGGGTGCCTTCCTGCTGCGCATGGTCATGGAACCGCCGTGGTCGGTGCGGATCGAGGACCGGGCGCCGCTGTGCGTGATGACGGTCGCACGCGGCGGGGCGTGGGTCGTGCCCGAGGAGGGCGCGCCGGTGCGGCTGCGGCCCGGGGACGTGGCCGTGGCGCGCGGCCCCGTGCCGTACGCGGTCGCCGACCTCCCCTCGACCCCGCCGCACGCCTGGATCCTCCCCGGTGCGGTGTGCCGCACCGCGGACGGCCACGACCTGGCCGACGCGATGGCGCTGGGGGTGCGGACCTGGGGCAACCGGGCCGACGGCTCCGACGTCATGCTGGTCGGCACCTACGAGGTGGACGGCGCCGTCGGCCGGCGGTTGCTGGACGCGCTGCCCCCGCTCCTGGTGCTGCCGGCACGGGAGTGGGAGAGCCCGCTGCCGCCGCTGCTGGCCGAGGAGATCGTCAAGGACGATCCGGGGCAGGAGGCGGTGCTGGACCGGTTGCTGGACCTACTGCTGATCTCCGTGCTGCGGGCGTGGTTCGCCCGGCGCGGCGAGGCGGCCCCCGCGTGGTACCGGGCATTCGCCGACCCCGTGGTGGGCCGGGCGCTGCGGCTGCTGCAGAACAACCCGGCCCACCCGTGGACGGTGGCGGGGCTCGCCGCCGAGGCGGGCGTGTCGCGGGCCGCGCTGGCCCGGCGCTTCGGCGAGCTGGTGGGCGAGCCGCCGATGGCATACCTGACCGGGTGGCGGCTGGCGCTCGCCGCCGATCTGCTGCTCGAACCGGACGCCACGCTCGGGGCGGTCGCCCGCCGGGTCGGCTACGGCAGCCCCTTCGCGCTGAGCGCCGCCTTCAAGCGGGTGCGGGGGGTGAGCCCCCAGGAGCACCGCGTCGGCGCGGCCCGGGCGGAGTGA
- a CDS encoding site-2 protease family protein, protein MNGSVVVGRVFGVPLRMHWSVPVLIVLLAYRLGRETLPAWVPGLSATAYTVAAAVGAVLLMASLLAHEVAHAATARREHLSVEDVTLWAMGGMTRMGRPGSAGAAFLVAVSGPLASLVIGGAALGAGIGVDAAAHRSVPGALLIWLGWANLLLGVFNLLPAAPLDGGRVLQALLWWRTGDRDRADRVAGRGGQVLGFLFVVAGWLAFARGMPSGLWLALVGLFMALTAGAERQRAVISAALRGVRLSDAMSAPVVTGPDWLPVDRFIDEVAVAARHSTLPLVDFDGRLSGVVQLRRLTSVPADRRADVRVRDVAVPLSRTTTGTPEELVNDALDRLQPGAGGVRIVVVDSGRPIGIVTGTDVTRLVQHRRMTGGRPPV, encoded by the coding sequence ATGAACGGTTCGGTCGTTGTGGGACGCGTCTTCGGGGTTCCGCTCCGGATGCACTGGAGCGTCCCCGTCCTCATCGTGCTGCTCGCCTACAGGCTCGGCCGCGAGACCCTGCCCGCCTGGGTCCCGGGCCTGTCGGCGACCGCCTACACCGTCGCGGCGGCCGTGGGCGCGGTCCTGCTGATGGCGAGCCTGCTCGCGCACGAGGTCGCCCACGCGGCGACGGCCCGGCGCGAGCACCTGTCGGTCGAGGACGTCACCTTGTGGGCCATGGGCGGCATGACGCGCATGGGGCGGCCCGGCTCCGCGGGCGCGGCCTTCCTGGTGGCGGTCAGCGGCCCGCTGGCGAGCCTGGTCATCGGCGGCGCCGCGCTCGGCGCGGGCATCGGCGTGGACGCGGCGGCCCACCGCTCGGTGCCGGGGGCGCTGCTGATCTGGCTGGGCTGGGCGAATCTGCTGCTCGGCGTCTTCAACCTGCTGCCCGCCGCGCCCCTGGACGGCGGCCGCGTGCTGCAGGCGCTGCTGTGGTGGCGGACGGGGGACCGCGACCGCGCCGACCGGGTCGCCGGGCGCGGTGGGCAGGTCCTCGGCTTCCTCTTCGTCGTGGCCGGGTGGCTCGCCTTCGCCCGCGGCATGCCCAGCGGCCTGTGGCTCGCCCTGGTCGGGCTCTTCATGGCCCTCACCGCGGGCGCCGAGCGCCAGCGCGCGGTCATCAGCGCCGCCCTGCGCGGCGTACGACTCTCGGACGCCATGTCGGCCCCCGTCGTGACCGGCCCCGACTGGCTGCCGGTGGACCGCTTCATCGACGAGGTCGCCGTGGCCGCCCGCCATTCCACCCTGCCCCTGGTCGACTTCGACGGCCGCCTCAGCGGGGTGGTGCAGCTGCGCCGGCTCACGTCGGTCCCGGCGGACCGCCGCGCCGACGTACGGGTCCGCGACGTCGCCGTCCCGCTGTCCCGGACCACCACCGGCACGCCGGAGGAACTCGTCAACGACGCGCTCGACCGCCTCCAGCCCGGCGCCGGCGGCGTCCGGATCGTCGTCGTCGACAGCGGCCGCCCCATCGGCATCGTCACCGGCACCGACGTCACCCGGCTCGTCCAGCACCGCCGCATGACGGGCGGACGGCCCCCCGTCTGA
- a CDS encoding ATP-dependent DNA ligase has product MLLAELARTSREVAATSARSEKVAALARLLRTAEPDEAPVVITYLAGRLPQRRTGVGWSTLRERREPAPAPRLTVHKVHGTLDRIAAVTGKGAAAERKRLVAELMGAATEEEQAFLLGLIGGELRQGALDALAVEALAVAAEAPPGDVRRAVMLGGSLGAVARALLAGGPEALSAFRLEVGRPVQPMLAQTAKDVDEALDRLGPCALEEKLDGIRVQVHRKGEDVRVYTRTLDEITGRLPEVVSAARELAVAEAVLDGEVISFGEDGRPRAFQETSSRVGSRLDVEAARESLPLAPVFFDLLSVDGRDLLDLSTAERHEELARVAPAPRRVRRLVAADPGDPATRQAARDFAEQVLERGHEGIVAKALDAPYSAGRRGAAWLKVKPVHTLDLVVLAAEWGHGRRTGKLSNLHLGARRPDGTFAMLGKTFKGLTDAMLAWQTERLRELAVSDDGWVVRVRPELVVEIAFDGLQRSTRYPAGVTLRFARVLRYREDKTAAEADTVDTVLALRP; this is encoded by the coding sequence ATGCTGCTCGCGGAGCTCGCCCGGACGTCCCGGGAGGTGGCGGCCACGTCCGCCCGGTCGGAGAAGGTGGCGGCGCTGGCCCGGCTGCTGCGTACCGCGGAGCCCGACGAGGCGCCCGTGGTGATCACGTACCTGGCGGGGCGGCTGCCCCAGCGGCGCACCGGGGTGGGCTGGAGCACCCTGCGGGAGCGGCGGGAGCCCGCACCGGCGCCCCGGCTGACGGTGCACAAGGTCCACGGGACGCTCGACCGGATCGCCGCGGTCACCGGCAAGGGGGCGGCGGCCGAACGCAAGCGGCTGGTGGCGGAGCTCATGGGCGCGGCCACGGAGGAGGAACAGGCGTTCCTGCTGGGGCTGATCGGCGGGGAGCTGCGGCAAGGGGCGCTCGACGCGCTCGCGGTCGAGGCACTCGCCGTGGCGGCGGAGGCGCCCCCGGGGGACGTGCGGCGCGCGGTGATGCTGGGCGGTTCCCTGGGCGCCGTCGCGCGGGCGCTGCTGGCCGGGGGGCCGGAGGCGCTCTCGGCGTTCCGGCTGGAGGTCGGGCGGCCGGTGCAGCCGATGCTCGCGCAGACCGCGAAGGACGTGGACGAGGCCCTGGACCGGCTGGGCCCGTGCGCGCTGGAGGAGAAGCTGGACGGCATCCGCGTCCAGGTGCACCGCAAGGGCGAGGACGTGCGCGTGTACACCCGCACGCTGGACGAGATCACCGGCCGGCTGCCGGAAGTCGTGTCCGCCGCGCGGGAGTTGGCCGTGGCGGAGGCCGTGCTCGACGGCGAGGTCATCTCCTTCGGCGAGGACGGCCGCCCCCGCGCCTTCCAGGAGACCTCCTCCCGGGTGGGCTCGCGGCTGGACGTCGAGGCCGCCCGGGAGTCGCTGCCCCTGGCACCGGTCTTCTTCGACCTGCTGTCGGTCGACGGCCGCGACCTGCTGGACCTGTCCACCGCCGAGCGCCACGAGGAACTGGCCCGGGTCGCCCCCGCGCCGCGCAGGGTGCGCCGACTGGTGGCCGCCGACCCGGGCGACCCGGCCACCCGGCAGGCGGCCCGCGACTTCGCGGAGCAGGTGCTGGAGCGGGGCCACGAGGGAATCGTGGCCAAGGCGCTCGACGCCCCGTACAGCGCCGGGCGGCGCGGGGCGGCCTGGCTCAAGGTCAAGCCGGTGCACACCCTCGACCTGGTGGTCCTCGCCGCCGAGTGGGGCCACGGCCGCCGCACCGGCAAGCTGTCCAACCTCCACCTCGGCGCCCGCCGCCCCGACGGCACCTTCGCGATGCTGGGCAAGACCTTCAAGGGCCTGACCGACGCCATGCTCGCCTGGCAGACCGAGCGCCTGCGGGAACTGGCCGTGAGCGACGACGGGTGGGTGGTCCGGGTCCGCCCGGAACTCGTCGTGGAGATCGCCTTCGACGGCCTGCAGCGCTCCACCCGCTACCCAGCGGGCGTCACGCTCCGCTTCGCCCGCGTCCTGCGCTACCGCGAGGACAAGACGGCCGCCGAGGCGGACACCGTCGACACGGTGCTGGCCCTGCGGCCCTGA
- a CDS encoding O-acetyl-ADP-ribose deacetylase — protein MARITLVRGDITQQSVDAVVNAANSSLLGGGGVDGAIHRRGGPEILEECRALRASRYGRGLPTGQAVATTAGRLPARWVIHTVGPVHSTGEDRSELLASCHREALRIADEVGAKTVAFPAISTGVYRWPVEDAARIAVATVQDTDTEVEEVRFVLFDDAAYAAFAARLPGGGPGER, from the coding sequence ATGGCACGCATCACCCTCGTCCGGGGCGACATCACGCAGCAGTCCGTCGACGCCGTCGTCAACGCCGCCAACTCCTCGCTGCTCGGGGGCGGCGGCGTCGACGGCGCCATCCACCGCCGCGGCGGCCCGGAGATCCTCGAGGAGTGCCGTGCGCTGCGCGCCTCGCGGTACGGGCGCGGCCTGCCGACCGGACAGGCCGTCGCCACCACGGCCGGTCGGCTCCCGGCCCGCTGGGTGATCCACACCGTCGGCCCCGTCCACAGCACCGGCGAGGACCGCTCCGAGCTGCTCGCCTCCTGCCACCGCGAGGCGCTGCGGATCGCCGACGAGGTCGGCGCGAAGACGGTCGCCTTCCCCGCGATCTCCACCGGCGTCTACCGCTGGCCCGTCGAGGACGCCGCGCGCATCGCCGTCGCCACCGTCCAGGACACGGACACCGAGGTCGAGGAGGTCCGCTTCGTCCTCTTCGACGACGCGGCCTACGCCGCGTTCGCGGCGCGACTTCCCGGGGGAGGGCCCGGTGAGCGGTGA
- a CDS encoding NUDIX hydrolase: protein MSSLHAGVILFHDQRLAVHSDLSLPQAPVPPRGDPAETARAAARDGLGVDVRTDLRPCLEVRATGGTHLYYRAAVPLPSGPPPTRLLSRSEALHLPLAPWTVWEAILRSWDGPPWWRGRLVLEDPLGRPPKRTRAGAVIVRDGRMLLIRYRHRRGDYYEIPGGGVEPGETPEAAVLRELAEETGLSGTVGQEIARVNRVHRGSHPGHYFLVEAHGEIGPRSSLDLEEAAAPVWVPVDDLRHLPLWPKRLGWRIAHWHREGWPKPAAEFCDSLLDLRVPCDW, encoded by the coding sequence ATGTCCTCACTGCATGCGGGAGTGATCCTCTTCCACGACCAACGCCTCGCCGTACACAGCGACTTGAGCCTGCCGCAGGCCCCCGTCCCGCCTCGCGGCGACCCCGCGGAGACCGCCCGCGCGGCGGCCCGCGACGGCCTCGGCGTCGACGTCAGGACGGACCTGCGGCCCTGCCTGGAGGTCCGCGCGACCGGCGGCACCCATCTGTACTACCGGGCCGCCGTGCCACTGCCGTCCGGCCCCCCGCCCACCCGGCTGCTCAGCAGGTCCGAGGCCTTGCACCTGCCGCTCGCGCCCTGGACGGTGTGGGAGGCCATCCTGCGGTCCTGGGACGGCCCGCCCTGGTGGCGGGGCCGCCTCGTACTGGAGGACCCGCTCGGCCGGCCGCCCAAGCGGACCCGGGCCGGCGCGGTGATCGTCCGCGACGGGCGCATGCTGCTGATCCGCTACCGCCACCGGCGCGGCGACTACTACGAGATCCCCGGCGGCGGGGTCGAGCCGGGGGAGACCCCCGAGGCGGCCGTCCTGCGCGAACTCGCGGAGGAGACCGGGCTGAGCGGCACCGTCGGGCAGGAGATCGCCCGGGTGAACCGGGTGCACCGCGGCTCGCACCCCGGGCACTACTTCCTCGTCGAGGCGCACGGCGAGATCGGCCCCCGCTCCTCCCTCGACCTGGAGGAGGCCGCCGCCCCCGTCTGGGTCCCCGTCGACGACCTGCGGCACCTGCCGCTGTGGCCCAAACGGCTGGGCTGGCGCATCGCGCACTGGCACCGCGAGGGCTGGCCGAAGCCCGCCGCGGAGTTCTGCGACTCACTGCTCGACCTGCGGGTGCCCTGCGACTGGTGA